The Emys orbicularis isolate rEmyOrb1 chromosome 4, rEmyOrb1.hap1, whole genome shotgun sequence genomic sequence GTTTCAAATAGCATAACAATATACGCAAACTACATAAGCAATAAACTCACTCAGTACTGTTATATCTGATATCAGTTGTACCGTGTAATTAAAACACTGCAACAGTAAACAGTCAAATGTATATATTGTCAGGTACAAAACCACACTTGCTGTAAAATTAAACCTCTCTAAAGTGTACTCAAGTGATTGTACAAAAATAGCACCTTCTGACTCAGATCTGCTCCCACTTGTTTAGGAACCATTTGCTTTACCGACCAAATCAATGGTTAGGTCATACTGAGACCACTGCTTTCCATGCTGACCCATATTGTCTCATGGTTTCCTTGTACTATCTGTccgtctgtatccacctgttgtctcttgtcttatacttagattgtaagctctctgtggcagggactgtctttctggtCTGTGTTTGTGCGGTACCCTAGCACAACGTGGTCAGCTcgtaggcactatggtaatacaaattagTGTTAGCACCGAGGAGCCAATGTAGCTATGCTGCCTTGCCATGAGGCAAGTAGCAGAAAACAGCTACCTTGTCAGAGCCCAGCTGCTTTTTGTGGCAATGGTATTTGAAAAGTGGCAGTTATAGTACATGGTCCCATAACTTCAAGATTTCCCCAAAGTATAGCAATACTTTTAGACATTTGTCTTGTTTTCTTGAGACCTACAGGTAAAAAAAAGCCACCTTAACAAAATAACACTGAAAATCAATAAAAGTGTTCCACATTTCTGGGAACTAGTCATGTTCCATGCTGATTGAAACAGAACTCTGTGAATATGAAAGAGCAAGAAAAGCCATCTCTTAGAGCAAAAGGGGGTTCCTGCAGGAAAGTGGGGCAGGCGTGAATTCTCCATCAGACCCCAGGAAAGAGCTTCCTCTAGTGGAGAGATGGAATAGCTCAGAGGGATACAGAAGCACATGATTAACTGAACTCTCAAAGTGGGAAGATGGAAGAATCTTATGCTGTAACTGATATTTTAGCATCTATATTAACAAGCTTTTGATACCATGAGACACCAGCATGGATACAGGTAATAGCAGAGAAAGTCAGCACTCGTGCCAAATCAAATCTCAGTCTTCACGGATGAACTAGGTCCCTTCATTGCTAACCTGGAGCTCCTACCCAATGAACAGATCCCCACTGCCATCTGCCTGGGTTGGTTAATTAGCCAGCACGAGGCTCTTGCACGTGAGTCACCAACAGCAGAATGTATGCATCACCACCTGACACTTCAAGCTTTAAAATCCAAAGGAGAAAAGAACCGCCCCCTCCTTCCATCTGTGGATCTCACCAATACAGTGAGCCAGTCAGAAATCACTGTAGTTAGAGCTCTCCAGGGAGAATCCAAGTTTTCCCAAGCTGTGTCACAAAACAAGAAGTCATGTTGATGAATCTCCTGAAATCAGTTTAAGTGCCCCTCAGGAATCTTGCCTTCTCCTCAGGCAGAGCGTGGGCTGATGCTTCGCTACTCTCCACACACCTACTTCCTGAAATCTTGGCAATTACCAATAGTGCAAAACCCAGTTTCTGACGTGGCTGACTCAGCAAGGGCTTGGCAAAACAAACACATATGCACAAGGAATCAgagcctgggaagcagtgacaagAGACAGATGACGAGAGGTGGAAGagagcagaagagaaagaggcacTGTAGGATTTACGGGCTGTTTCCAAACCAGCAGAATCTTGCCTTGAGCTGCTGATCGCGACACACAAGTACATTGTCTACGGTGGTGGTCGTGGTTCTCATTACTGAATTCTGCTgtctcccctctgcctgcagaACTGAGCTGCTGCTCCACCACAGAGTAAGTCTTTATTCTAAAATCAATTTTCCTAATGTTTGCTCATTTCCTATGCAGTCTCTACTACTTGCCTCATTTAAAATTCCTCTAGGACTGTATTtcttttgtgtgcctcagtttgaCAGAGATAATGGCTCCCCTTCTACCTACTCAGTGAGGCTTTTGTGCTGTGCCCTTCACCATGAAGGTGCCTGGTTACCATGGTACCGACATGCTCTTCTGTTCTAGATGCTGGGTTAATCTGTTCTCATTGTGTCTACATGCCATTGCTGCTGTTCACCAATTCCTTTCTGCAGCATAAAGAGGCAGATACCTCAACCTTTTCTATACTGAAGAGGGAGATTCCCTCCTGTACAAAATGGGCGAAAGATCTGGTAGCTCCATTAACTCAGGGAGGTGGTAGGAATGAGTTTGCACTTCCTATGATACCAGCCTGTTTTCTCCCTTACAGGAGCTGTGGCTCTTTGTTGAACTCGAGACTGGAGTCCAGTGGCCTCCTACACAGCGCAGTGAACAACTCCCTTCCTTGTGCTGCCTAGCATGGATACTTGGCGGAGAGGATCCATTAAATCCACAACGTTCTTCAAGCGTCTTTCGTTCAGGAGGCATAAAAAGCTGGGTAATCAAGTCATTATTTTGAATCAGAACAGCCAGACACTTGAGAACAATGGACAGTACAAGAGGGAACCACTAAGAGACCTGAAGGATAAATCAGAGTACCTGTTATGTAAGAGTGAGCAAAATCTAGCTCAGGCACAGGCACCTCCTAAGCCACCCCGGCTGTATCTGGACAGTTCCAGCTGCCCCAACATAATTGACCACACAGAGTCTCACTCTACAGCCATCTCCTTTTCCAGTGTCACCCCTCAGTACCATAAGGGGACACAAACACACGGGACTAACTCCCACACGGTCCAGGCTACAGACTGTGGGACCTCTGAAACAGGCTCTGATCCCTTCCTTTCCTTCAAAGTGGACTTGGGGCTATCACTCCTTGAGGATGTTCTGCAGACTCTCAGGAAACAGAATCCAAGAGATTACGCAGCTTGAAAGTGTTTATCATTTAAGTTATTAAGTTAATTATCAGCATTAGTAGTTTCCTTAGCCCTCACAGGAGAAGAGGAAACACTGGAGTGTCCCTACCCTGGAGTGCCTGTCTCATCGTCCTGCCTTGCCCACCATAAGCTGTTCTTGTCCAGGCTCCCTTCCTATTGAGCTGTCAGTACACCAGTATGTGAGAGAGCCACATGCTGGAATCTAGTTTGATGCATTTCCATTCTCTACACTGGACAGGGAATTCCTCTCCACTGCTGACACTGTACCTCATCctgatgaaaaaaaaaaggccacGTTTGGTAACAGAGACCTGTTACTTTTGGAACACCGCTGTGACTATAAAAGGCATGTGGAAAAAGGGGGGCACAGAAACAGGATTCCTGGGTAACTGGACAGTTTGGATGAGATGGCAGCTCCAATATCTCCAAGCCAGGTGGAGCAGAGACAATGGATATGATGATTCAGGATGTTCCTTTTCCAGTGGGTTTCTTTCCCCCTAACTCTGTTAGATGGGCAGTCCCATCTACCTTCTAACTGGAAAAAGGTAAGCAGCCGAAAAGGCTCACAATATAGCAACAGCGAATTCTCCAGCCTATTAGcaagtggaacagcttctgtagaTATTGCTTCTTAGAGCATGCTCTGAATAATCTGCTGTAAATAAATATAGGTGAGAATAAATGTATCTGTCATTACAAGTCTGTCCTTGCCTCATTTCACTTGTACCAAGCCACAACAATAAAGATGCCAAGATCACAGCTCCCTTGATTTGTAAGGTAAACATTCACTGGGGTCCTGTCCTCCTTGGTCCCTCATCTTTTTACAACAACGGTGTTGTGGGCAGTGAGGTTACTGCTTGGCTCCAATCCCTTCTGCTCCTCCTAGTGGGAAAGGCTAGAACTGCAGCCGCTGGGACATGCTTCCACAAGCAGATACTGATCATCTAAGACACCGGGCACTACCACCACTAACGTTAAGGCTAAGAACACTTGGGGTCAGTCGCTGGCTTTACTAAAGTGATTCTGCACTAGTACTGTGGCAGCAATTCTTAGCAATTACTAGTTCTGGGTTAGAAAATGGTGTCATTTTTTCTCTAGGGGTTGCTAACCAGAGGCATCTGGTGCATTTAGCATTTGGGTGAACCATGTCAAAGAAGGTGCAGATGGCTCCTATCCCACTAGCTTCACATCAGACAAAGAAAGCAATATTAAGTCTTACTGCAATCTTAAAGAAGCTTAGAAAATGCCCAGGACAGTGCCAGAGAGAGAGCTGCTTTCAGCAACTGTAGGACAACATTGCTGGATCCCTGGCTAACACTAAAGGGGCAGTGCTGGTAAGAAGCTCCCAGAGAAGACCTTACTAGTACTGATAAGAGAGTGTTGTGAATAATTTGCATGGTGCTGGTGTACTCAACACTGTACAACAGCTGCAGTATGTCAGACAAAAGCTCGCTGCCCCTAGGAggctataattagggccctacgaaattcacagccatgaaaaacacgtcacggactgtgaaatctggtctgcccctgtgaaatttggtctttatgtgcttttaccctatattatacagatttcatgggggagaccagtgtttctcaaattgggggtcctgacccaaaagagaggtgtgtgtgtgtgtgggggggtgtcacaaggttattttaagggggttgcagtattgccacccttacttctgtgctgctttcggagctgggtggccggagactggtggctgttagccaggcacccagcactgaaggcagcaccctgccagcagcagcacagaagtaagggtggcaataccaaaccatgccacccttacttctgcgctgctgccttcagagctgagcagccagagagtggtggcttcTGACCGAGggcacagctctgcaggcagcagcgcagaagtaagggtggcaataccataccatgccatccttactctgtgctgctgctggcggtggctctgccttcacagctgggctcccagccagcagccgccgctctccagctgcccagctctgaaggcagcgctgctgccagcagcagcgcagaagtaaaggtaccagtaccacaaccccacccccagacacACAACCCTTGTGACCCCTCCACAactcttttttgggtcaggaccccaacatTTACACCATCAtgaaatttaaatagctgaaatcatgaaatttacaatttttaaaaatcctatgactgtgaaattgaccaaaatggactgtgaatttggtagggctctaattATAGTCTACAGGAAAAAAAGCAGGTACAATAGTTAGTGCATTGTAGTCAGAACATTGTGGCTCTGTAGCAATTTGCAGAAGTAGAGCAGGGAGGGAGCTCAATTTACATGAAGTGGGAGGCTAATCTAGGCATGTGGGATGGCATGAAAAAAAGCATGAGGTATCCAAAGGGAGCAGAAGAGAAATGAGTGCAGACCAAAGGGATGGGATGAGGGCTGAGCTGAAGGATAGCTTAAAAGTAAGAACCTTGAACTTAATATAGAAGGGAAGCTAGAGAGGATACTAATGCATGAGGCAGAGGTGGTCAGAATAGTGGAAAGGGAAAGTCTCTTAGCAGCGCATTTTGGATGgactggagaggagaggagagttgATGGCACAGAGGAATGCAGCCAAGACAAAAAGTTACGAGAGCAGGGATTCATATTTTGgcagcagggatgaattttggaCATGTATGGAAAgtagcagcaggatttggggaaaTCCTGGGTaagaggggagaaggaaagaaaagaataaaagagGATCCCACAATTCTGAGCCTGGGGAACAGGAGGATTGGGAGGTTACTATCATCGGAATGGTAGATGTTACTTGTAACAGCAGTGGTAATTACTACTGTCAGGCAGAGTGTAACTTTCCAGCTGATGATGTTCCTTTCAGTTGTAGGTCATAAATCCTCACCATTCTAACACGTGACTGGCAGCCCCACCAGATCAGAGGGCCTCTGTTCAATAGCAATGACTCTCCCACCTCCGTCCAGCAGGAATACCATTGACTGCTTTGGCCTGCCCTCCCTCTCTGCTCAGCCACACTAATGACTCATAGCAGGCAGAAGCTAACAATCTTTTACCATGGAAACGAGCCAAGACAAACCCAGACACAAGCCAGGGCTCTCACACGCAAACTGCACAAATCCATCACCAAGTTCCAATTGCATTAGTGACCCCTTAGGTATGAACAGAGCCCAGGGAAATGCTTTTTAGtttttttatcattttgctttattttgggggaatttcattttatttcattgtgTTGTGGGAGGCCCTGGAGGTGGGTGGGTCAGTTCCTAGCCTAGGGAGTCAGAGGCCCTGGGGAGAGATTGGGTCCTACTCCTGGGGGGCAGCTTTGGAGGCCCAGGGGTGAGAGACCCTGGGGAGAGGTTGGGTCCTGACCCTGGGGGGGTGGGTTTGGAGGCCCAAGGGTGGGGGTgtcaggtcctgcccccagggggtggctCTGGAGGCCCTGAGGTGATCAGAAGATCTGGGGGGAGGTCGGGTCatgccccaggggtggggggagttgcatAACCCACCTTATGCACTCTATGCAGCAGCAGTTCCTGTCCCATGCGGCTGGGCCCACCTCCCTGTCCTGggtgttgcaacctggtgcatggcATTGCAGtgccgctcaggtttggcccaggtTATAATGCCACTCACTCATATTTGATCTGGCCACCcccatcatgatggaggggtggctgggc encodes the following:
- the C4H15orf62 gene encoding uncharacterized protein C15orf62 homolog, mitochondrial; the protein is MDTWRRGSIKSTTFFKRLSFRRHKKLGNQVIILNQNSQTLENNGQYKREPLRDLKDKSEYLLCKSEQNLAQAQAPPKPPRLYLDSSSCPNIIDHTESHSTAISFSSVTPQYHKGTQTHGTNSHTVQATDCGTSETGSDPFLSFKVDLGLSLLEDVLQTLRKQNPRDYAA